In one Aphelocoma coerulescens isolate FSJ_1873_10779 chromosome 20, UR_Acoe_1.0, whole genome shotgun sequence genomic region, the following are encoded:
- the FAM217B gene encoding protein FAM217B isoform X1 gives MGPGIQEYPLLLHRETQQKESHSHANENHKGMVNNGKSHPSTKGLNKPISYVKSPPGRLGKNVSSAIEKISHDTQDGHQPSVFKKGRNQLDGNNHSKRIPSVCTSLHSAQGPKRSLPEGRQNDSFLHRIPPGTKGSTQGSFCRAKDVPVQHFYCSKKEDLGKSHGEYAEASPGSSKWQEASVGEMFLDFESVQIIKEDAEDDSASDLSDSERIPIPPSPCTPPELILRAEEIDPVCLEHVPEMGFKESEYYYPDFLPPPFNSWDLKQLAIFVHVEGKTDFRPKPTGSLEKYIERLVQLEWLQMQTVQSEKGKAAKARPQTAPGSTRALKSPGKGKALLSPVPSRQAMPQESATRLPRSCLGHRAEPYSEESRQVRSHPGHLKLPERMGCAASSQRQTGDIRSELKKKPAAKQQLLSLQSAESSSKIQSVGNIRPPKQAPAFHGAAAPIKGLKTYTCTNPKKNGNASNYVPPKKPTADRKIKTNGTKQTPRKFQ, from the exons ATGGGACCAGGCATTCAGGAATATCCCTTATTACTGCACAGAGAGACACAGCAGAAGGAAAGCCACAGCCACGCCAATGAAAACCACAAAGGAATGGTAAA TAATGGAAAAAGCCATCCAAGCACCAAAGGACTAAATAAACCAATTTCTTATGTGAAATCTCCTCCTGGAAGATTAGGCAAAAATGTATCAAGTGCCATTGAAAAG ATTTCCCATGACACTCAAGATGGTCACCAACCAAGTGTTTTTAAGAAGGGAAGGAACCAGCTGGATGGCAATAATCACTCAAAAAG gATCCCAAGTGTTTGCACCTCTCTGCACAGTGCGCAAGGACCAAAGAGGAGTCTACCAGAAGGAAGGCAAAATGATTCCTTCCTGCACAGGATCCCCCCTGGCACAAAGGGCAGCACACAAGGAAGCTTCTGTAGGGCTAAGGATGTCCCAGTGCAGCATTTTTATTGCAGTAAAAAAGAAGACTTGGGAAAGAGTCATGGAGAATATGCTGAAGCCAGTCCAGGCTCTTCGAAATGGCAAGAAGCATCTGTAGGTGAAATGTTTCTTGATTTTGAATCAGTACAAATTATTAAAGAAGATGCTGAAGATGATAGTGCCAGTGACCTCTCTGACTCAGAAAGGATTCCCattcccccctctccctgcacaccaCCAGAACTCATCCTCAGAGCTGAAGAAATCGACCCAGTTTGTTTGGAACACGTCCCTGAAATGGGATTTAAAGAATCTGAATATTACTACCCCGACTTCCTCCCACCCCCTTTCAACTCGTGGGACCTGAAGCAGCTGGCCATCTTTGTCCATGTGGAAGGGAAGACGGATTTCCGCCCCAAGCCCACGGGATCGCTGGAGAAATACATCGAGCGCCTGGTGCAGCTGGAGTggctgcagatgcagacggTGCAGAGTGAGAAGGGCAAAGCTGCCAAAGCCCGGCCCCAGACTGCCCCTGGCTCCACTCGTGCCCTCAAGAGCCCTGGAAAAGGCAAAGCCTTGCTCAGCCCTGTGCCCAGCAGGCAGGCAATGCCCCAGGAAAGTGCTaccaggctgcccaggagctgTTTGGGGCACAGGGCAGAGCCATACTCTGAGGAGAGTCGCCAGGTACGTTCCCATCCAGGTCACCTGAAACTTCCTGAGAGAATGGGATGTGCAGCATCTTCTCAGAGGCAAACTGGTGATATAAggagtgaactgaaaaagaaaccagctgcaaagcagcagcttctcAGTCTGCAGTCCGCTGAGAGCAGCTCTAAAATCCAAAGTGTCGGTAACATCAGACCCCCCAAGCAAGCCCCAGCATTCCATGGTGCAGCTGCTCCCATCAAAGGCTTAAAAACATACACGTGTACAAATCCAAAGAAAAATGGCAATGCCAGCAATTATGTTCCTCCTAAAAAACCAACAGcggacaggaaaataaaaacaaacggCACAAAGCAAACGCCACGCAAATTTCAGTGA
- the FAM217B gene encoding protein FAM217B isoform X2, with protein MKTTKECNGKSHPSTKGLNKPISYVKSPPGRLGKNVSSAIEKISHDTQDGHQPSVFKKGRNQLDGNNHSKRIPSVCTSLHSAQGPKRSLPEGRQNDSFLHRIPPGTKGSTQGSFCRAKDVPVQHFYCSKKEDLGKSHGEYAEASPGSSKWQEASVGEMFLDFESVQIIKEDAEDDSASDLSDSERIPIPPSPCTPPELILRAEEIDPVCLEHVPEMGFKESEYYYPDFLPPPFNSWDLKQLAIFVHVEGKTDFRPKPTGSLEKYIERLVQLEWLQMQTVQSEKGKAAKARPQTAPGSTRALKSPGKGKALLSPVPSRQAMPQESATRLPRSCLGHRAEPYSEESRQVRSHPGHLKLPERMGCAASSQRQTGDIRSELKKKPAAKQQLLSLQSAESSSKIQSVGNIRPPKQAPAFHGAAAPIKGLKTYTCTNPKKNGNASNYVPPKKPTADRKIKTNGTKQTPRKFQ; from the exons ATGAAAACCACAAAGGAATG TAATGGAAAAAGCCATCCAAGCACCAAAGGACTAAATAAACCAATTTCTTATGTGAAATCTCCTCCTGGAAGATTAGGCAAAAATGTATCAAGTGCCATTGAAAAG ATTTCCCATGACACTCAAGATGGTCACCAACCAAGTGTTTTTAAGAAGGGAAGGAACCAGCTGGATGGCAATAATCACTCAAAAAG gATCCCAAGTGTTTGCACCTCTCTGCACAGTGCGCAAGGACCAAAGAGGAGTCTACCAGAAGGAAGGCAAAATGATTCCTTCCTGCACAGGATCCCCCCTGGCACAAAGGGCAGCACACAAGGAAGCTTCTGTAGGGCTAAGGATGTCCCAGTGCAGCATTTTTATTGCAGTAAAAAAGAAGACTTGGGAAAGAGTCATGGAGAATATGCTGAAGCCAGTCCAGGCTCTTCGAAATGGCAAGAAGCATCTGTAGGTGAAATGTTTCTTGATTTTGAATCAGTACAAATTATTAAAGAAGATGCTGAAGATGATAGTGCCAGTGACCTCTCTGACTCAGAAAGGATTCCCattcccccctctccctgcacaccaCCAGAACTCATCCTCAGAGCTGAAGAAATCGACCCAGTTTGTTTGGAACACGTCCCTGAAATGGGATTTAAAGAATCTGAATATTACTACCCCGACTTCCTCCCACCCCCTTTCAACTCGTGGGACCTGAAGCAGCTGGCCATCTTTGTCCATGTGGAAGGGAAGACGGATTTCCGCCCCAAGCCCACGGGATCGCTGGAGAAATACATCGAGCGCCTGGTGCAGCTGGAGTggctgcagatgcagacggTGCAGAGTGAGAAGGGCAAAGCTGCCAAAGCCCGGCCCCAGACTGCCCCTGGCTCCACTCGTGCCCTCAAGAGCCCTGGAAAAGGCAAAGCCTTGCTCAGCCCTGTGCCCAGCAGGCAGGCAATGCCCCAGGAAAGTGCTaccaggctgcccaggagctgTTTGGGGCACAGGGCAGAGCCATACTCTGAGGAGAGTCGCCAGGTACGTTCCCATCCAGGTCACCTGAAACTTCCTGAGAGAATGGGATGTGCAGCATCTTCTCAGAGGCAAACTGGTGATATAAggagtgaactgaaaaagaaaccagctgcaaagcagcagcttctcAGTCTGCAGTCCGCTGAGAGCAGCTCTAAAATCCAAAGTGTCGGTAACATCAGACCCCCCAAGCAAGCCCCAGCATTCCATGGTGCAGCTGCTCCCATCAAAGGCTTAAAAACATACACGTGTACAAATCCAAAGAAAAATGGCAATGCCAGCAATTATGTTCCTCCTAAAAAACCAACAGcggacaggaaaataaaaacaaacggCACAAAGCAAACGCCACGCAAATTTCAGTGA